DNA sequence from the bacterium genome:
CGTGACGGCCGTGCGTCATCCCTCCGCCCTTTCACCCCCCGTGCGCGAACTCGCGGAACCACTGCCGGAGCCGGCCGAACATGTGGCCGTCGCCATTCGTGGCCCGCACCATGCGCCCCGGCCCGCGTTGACGCGCGGCGTGCAGGACGAGTCCGACGCCGGCCGCATAGACGGGACTGCCCACCGTGTCGGCCATGCTGCCTGCCATGTCGGGCGTGCCGACGCGCGCCGGCATGTCGAGCTTCTCCGAGGCCGCCTCGGCGAGACCATGCAGCAACGCCCCGCCGCCGGTCGCGACCACACCGGCCGGAACCATCTGCGCGTACCCGGACCGCTTGATCTGCGCCTTGATCATGCTACAGATCTCGTCGAGCCGCGGCTCGATAATCTCGCCGAGCACGCGGCGCGGCAGGATGCGCGGCTCCCGCGTCCCGATGTGGAACACCTCGATCAGCTCGCCCTCCGACGCCATCGACGCGCTGGCGCAGCCGTGGCGGATCTTGAGCTTCTCCGCTTCGGCGATCGGCGTGCGGAGGCCGACCGCGACGTCGTTGGTCACGTGGTTGCCGCCCACCGGGAGCACGGTCGCGTGGCAAAGGCTGCCGCCCGCGAACACGCCGATGCTGGTCGTGCCGCCGCCGATATCGACGAGCACGACGCCGAGGTCCCGTTCGGCCTGGGTCAAGACCGCTTCGCCCGAAGCGAGCGGCTCGAGCACGAGATCGTCGACCTCGAGCCCGGCGCGCTGGATGCACTTCAAGAGGTTGGCGAGGAGGGTGCTCGCGCCGGTGACGATATGCGCCTCCACCTCAAGGCGCAGGCCGTACATGCCGACCGGATTGTGGACGCCGTCCTGGCCGTCCACGAGAAAGTCGCGCGGCAGCAGGTGGATGATCTCGCGGTCGCTGCCGGGAATCGCGGCCATGCGCGCGGCCTCGACGACACGGGCGACGTCGGCCTCGCCGATCTCCTTGTCCGCGCGCGAGACGGCGACTACGCCGCGGCTGTTCTGGGAGGCGATGTGCTCGCCCGACACGGCGACGAGCGCCTGGGCCGCTTTGATGCCGGCCATGCGCTCGGCTTTGTCGACGGCGTCTTCGATGGCACGGACGGTCGCGTCAAGGTCGACGACGACACCCTTCCGAACACCAAGAGACGGGGACGTGCCCACACCCGTGATGTGGACCTCCCCGTCTTCATCCGGTTCAGCGATGATGACACAAACCTTGGTGGTGCCGATATCCAGGCCCACCAACGGCCCCCGTCTTGCCAACGGGTGCACCTCCAGCTGCGATCCCAGCTGCGACTCAAGCTCCGATTAGCGGTAATCCGGCTTTTCCTTCAACGTTTGCGGAAGTTCTCCTGCCAAACCGCGTCAAAGCTCACCAGGACGCGAAGACGCAACCGGGGGACCGGTCCCGCCTAGTTCGGGGGGCTCGGCTTCACGATGACGCTGCCGGGGAACCGGAGGTCGACGTACTCAACGCGGATCCCCCGGGACCGGACCGCCGCGAGGACCTCGGCGGCCTGCGCGAGGCGGTCCCGCAGACCGTCGCCCGCGCCCACCCGGACGGCGATCCCGTCCCGAGTATAGAGGATGACTTCGCCCGCCTGGTCGACGCGGAGGGCGGCCACATCCGGACGGAGGTCGTTGGGGAGCGATGCGGCAACGTCCGCGCCGAGCCGCGCGTCCGCCGACGGTACGACCGTCCCGGCCTGCACTTCGCTGGGATCCAGCCGGTCCACCGTGAGGGCCGGCAGCGCCCCGGGGGTCGCGGCCGGCGCGATGGCCACGCCGTCCGAGCAGAGCAGCACGTAGCCGCCCGGCACGTGGAGGGCCGCCGCGGCGGTCCGCTCGCGGACGGTGACGAAGACGCGGTCCGGGAACAGCACGCTCACCGACGCGGCGGCGATGCGCGGATCCTGCCGCAGATCGTCCAGGACGCTGGATTGGTTCACGGTAAAGATGCTCCCCCCGGTTCTGACGCCGGCGCGGGAAAGGATTTCCGACACGGGCACCACGCTGCTGCCGGTCACCGTGACCGACTTGACGTCGAACGCGCTCGACTTGGTGAACGAGACGACCCCGCAGAGGAACGCGATCGCCGCAAAGAACCGCAGCACCCGCTTCCCGATGGGCCGGCCTGAAGCCGCGTTTCGGGCGGCATCCGCCGTCACCCCGTTCCGCGGCGCAGCCATCAGGCGCCCTCGAACTCGCCGAGCATCTTGATCTCGGTGGCTAGATCACGGCCGGCGCGATCGCGCACGCACGCCTGCACCCGCCCGATCAGCTCCAGCACGTCGCGGGCCGTCGCGCCGCCGGCGTTGAGAATGTAGTTGGCGTGGCGGTCGCTCACCACGGCGCCGCCCACCCTCAGGCCTTTGATGCCGGCGGCGTCGATCAGCCGCCCGGCGTAGTCGCCCTCCGGATTGCGGAAGATACAGCCGGAGCTCGGCGGGCCGAGGGGCTGGCTCTCCGCGCGGGTCGCGAGCCACTCTTCGAGGCGCGCGACCGTCTCGGCCGCGGGGGCCGGGCGGAGCCGCAGCTCGCAGTCGAGCACCACGCCCGGCCGCTCTTGAAACAGGCTGTGCCGGTAGCGCAGCCCGAGATCGGCGGAGCGCCATGTCACGAGCCCGCCGGGCGTCCGCGCCCGGACCGCGATGAGGACGTCGGCCATGGAGCAGCCGTGGGCGCCGGCGTTCATCACCACCGCGCCGCCCACCGACCCGGGAATGCCGGCCGCGAACTCGAGGCCCGCGAGGCCCCGCTCCGCCGTCCGGCGGCTCAGGTGTGGCAGGCTCACGCCGCACTCCGCGTGAACGCGCGGATCGTCGTAGCGCACATGCTCCTGTCCGCGGCCGGTCTTCAGCACCACACCGCGGATTCCGCGGTCCGCGATCAGGACGTTGCTGCCGCGGCCGAGCACGACGAACGGCACGCCCTCCCCGTACAGCCAGGCGACCGCGGCGTCGAGCGACTCGAGCGTGGGCGGCAGCACGAGCACGTCGGCGGGCCCGCCGATGCGGAACGAGACGTGCCGCGCGAGCGGCTCGTTCCGGCGCACGCACCCGGGGCACAGCCGCTCGAGCGCGGCTGCCGCCGGCGCCAGGTCGACCTTGGCCATATCGTTAGCCACGTCCGGCCTCTGCCGGGAGCGGCGCGCCCCGCCGCCGCAGCCGCGCGGTCACGTCGTCGGCGACTTTCCAGATATCTCCGGCGCCGACCGTCAGGATCAGGTCGCCCGGGCGCGCCTCCGCGGCCACCAGCGCCGCGGCGTCGGCCAGCTCCGGCACAAACCGCACCGGCCGGTGCGCGCTTACGGCGCGCACGATGATGCCCGCATCCACCCCGGGAATCGGCGGCTCGTCGGCCGCATAGATCTCGGTCACGATGAGCTCGTCGACCAGGTCGAAGGCGAACGCAAAGTGGCGGCCCACCGTCTGCGTCCGCGTGTAGCGGTGGGGCTGGAAGACCACGACGATCCGCGCCGCCGGCCATCCCCGGCGGGCGGCGGCAAGGAGGGCCGCGACTTTGGTCGGGTTGTGTGCGTAGTCGTCGACGACGAGGATCCCGTCGACCTCGCCGCGGACGCTGAAGCGGCGCGTCACGCCCTCGAACGAGGCGAGTGCCGCGGCGATGACCTCTTGCGACACGCCGAGTTCGGTCGCGACCGCGAGGGCCCCGACCGCGTTCTGCGCGTTGTAGGCGCCCGGAATCCTCAAGGTGATCCTCGTCGCAGGCGCGCCGCCCCCCCGGACTTCGAGCACCGTGCGACGTCCGGACGTCTCGAGCACCCGGCCGCGGTAGGTCGGCTCGCCCTCCAGGCCGTACGTCACGGTTCGCGCGGCCCCGTCCGCGGCGAGCAAGCGGCCCCCCGGCCCGTCCGTGCACACCGCGGCGAAGCCCGACGCCGGGACGCCGCGCAGGAACTCCCGGAACGTCTCCATGACCCGCGCTTCGCTGCCGTAGAAGTCGAGATGATCCGTCGCGTCGACCGCGGTCACGACCGCGACCTGCGGCGCGATCCAGACCAGCGAGCCGTCGCTCTCGTCCACTTCCGCGACGACGTCCGGCCCGCCGCCCACGCGCGCGGTGCCGCCGAGCGAGGGAACGTCGCCGCCGACCAGCACCGTCGGATCCCGGCCGGCGCGCGCGAGGATCGCGCCCAGCATCGCCGTCGTCGTGGTCTTGCCGTGGGTGCCGGCCACACCGATCGCGTGGCGGCCGCGCATCAGATCCGCGAGCATTCGCGCGCGGTGCACGAGCGGGATGCCGTGCCCGACCGCGGCCCGCACCTCGACGTTGTCGTCCGGGACCGCGCGGCTGACGATCACAAGCTGCGCGCCCTCGACGTGCCGCGCCGCGTGCCCGACGTGGACCTCCGCGCCCTCGGCCCGCAGCCGCCGGGTCGTATCGCTCTCGCGCAGATCCGACCCGGAGACGACGCAGCCGCGCGCAAGGAGCACGCGGGCGATCGCGCTCATCCCGCTGCCGCCGATCCCCACGAAGTGGATGTGCGCGCCTCTGACCGCGAGCGCTGCCGCCGTCATGCGCGGGATTCTTTCGACACCGCCGCCTCGCTGCCGCCGCGCACGCGCTCCACCAGCGCCAGCACGCGGTCGGCGGCGTCGGGCCGTCCGAGCGCCCTCGCCCGGCCGGCCATGGCGTCGCGCCGGCCGGGCGCGTCCAAGATCTCCGCCACCGTCCGGGCGAGCGCCGTCCCGTCGAGGGTGGCATCGTCGAGGAGCACCGCGGCGCCCGCCCGGATGAGGGGCGCGGCATTCTCGGCCTGGTGACCGTCGGCCGCGTACCGGTACGGTACCAGCACCGCGGGCAGGCCGCACGCGGTAATCTCCGCGAGCGCGGTCGCCCCGCAGCGGCTGATGACGAGGTCCGCGCAGGCGTACGCGAGGCCGATCTGATCGAAGTACGGAACCCGCACGTGCCGGAGGCCCGCGGCGACGGTTTCGTTCGAGACGGCTGTGCGATCAAACTCGCCGATTTCACGGCCCTGCCAGCCGCGGCCGGTCTGGTGCAGGATCTGAAGGTCCCGGCGGCCAGCCAGCGACAG
Encoded proteins:
- the ftsA gene encoding cell division protein FtsA; its protein translation is MGLDIGTTKVCVIIAEPDEDGEVHITGVGTSPSLGVRKGVVVDLDATVRAIEDAVDKAERMAGIKAAQALVAVSGEHIASQNSRGVVAVSRADKEIGEADVARVVEAARMAAIPGSDREIIHLLPRDFLVDGQDGVHNPVGMYGLRLEVEAHIVTGASTLLANLLKCIQRAGLEVDDLVLEPLASGEAVLTQAERDLGVVLVDIGGGTTSIGVFAGGSLCHATVLPVGGNHVTNDVAVGLRTPIAEAEKLKIRHGCASASMASEGELIEVFHIGTREPRILPRRVLGEIIEPRLDEICSMIKAQIKRSGYAQMVPAGVVATGGGALLHGLAEAASEKLDMPARVGTPDMAGSMADTVGSPVYAAGVGLVLHAARQRGPGRMVRATNGDGHMFGRLRQWFREFAHGG
- a CDS encoding FtsQ-type POTRA domain-containing protein, yielding MAAPRNGVTADAARNAASGRPIGKRVLRFFAAIAFLCGVVSFTKSSAFDVKSVTVTGSSVVPVSEILSRAGVRTGGSIFTVNQSSVLDDLRQDPRIAAASVSVLFPDRVFVTVRERTAAAALHVPGGYVLLCSDGVAIAPAATPGALPALTVDRLDPSEVQAGTVVPSADARLGADVAASLPNDLRPDVAALRVDQAGEVILYTRDGIAVRVGAGDGLRDRLAQAAEVLAAVRSRGIRVEYVDLRFPGSVIVKPSPPN
- the murB gene encoding UDP-N-acetylmuramate dehydrogenase produces the protein MANDMAKVDLAPAAAALERLCPGCVRRNEPLARHVSFRIGGPADVLVLPPTLESLDAAVAWLYGEGVPFVVLGRGSNVLIADRGIRGVVLKTGRGQEHVRYDDPRVHAECGVSLPHLSRRTAERGLAGLEFAAGIPGSVGGAVVMNAGAHGCSMADVLIAVRARTPGGLVTWRSADLGLRYRHSLFQERPGVVLDCELRLRPAPAAETVARLEEWLATRAESQPLGPPSSGCIFRNPEGDYAGRLIDAAGIKGLRVGGAVVSDRHANYILNAGGATARDVLELIGRVQACVRDRAGRDLATEIKMLGEFEGA
- the murC gene encoding UDP-N-acetylmuramate--L-alanine ligase, which encodes MTAAALAVRGAHIHFVGIGGSGMSAIARVLLARGCVVSGSDLRESDTTRRLRAEGAEVHVGHAARHVEGAQLVIVSRAVPDDNVEVRAAVGHGIPLVHRARMLADLMRGRHAIGVAGTHGKTTTTAMLGAILARAGRDPTVLVGGDVPSLGGTARVGGGPDVVAEVDESDGSLVWIAPQVAVVTAVDATDHLDFYGSEARVMETFREFLRGVPASGFAAVCTDGPGGRLLAADGAARTVTYGLEGEPTYRGRVLETSGRRTVLEVRGGGAPATRITLRIPGAYNAQNAVGALAVATELGVSQEVIAAALASFEGVTRRFSVRGEVDGILVVDDYAHNPTKVAALLAAARRGWPAARIVVVFQPHRYTRTQTVGRHFAFAFDLVDELIVTEIYAADEPPIPGVDAGIIVRAVSAHRPVRFVPELADAAALVAAEARPGDLILTVGAGDIWKVADDVTARLRRRGAPLPAEAGRG